Proteins co-encoded in one Medicago truncatula cultivar Jemalong A17 chromosome 8, MtrunA17r5.0-ANR, whole genome shotgun sequence genomic window:
- the LOC25501825 gene encoding protein JINGUBANG yields MRLRWLLDTCSSANNCATATHNSTISLHPSKKQQHASDSSTSSSSTLTSDDSTSTLYSNYSIQTLPSVPSLQKLSSQNLNNFSVSYHCITSLTPHSSRPITSLALHNNLLYAATENQINVYDRQTCTYLHTFNTKSISSGSTKTIAFSKDMVFTTHQDCKIRVWNHHHHKNNNNHRKLTTLPTVNDRFRRFLLPSNYINIRRHVKRLWIEHADAVTDLAVSNGVIYSVSWDKTLKIWRISDLRCLESLKAHEDAVNAVAVSNDGTVYTGSSDKRIRVWAKPVGEKKHVLVATLEKHKSAVNALALNDDGSVLFSGACDRSILVWEREDSANHMVVSGALRGHQKAILCLINVSDLLLSGSADRTVRIWKRVYDGSFCCVGVLDGHRKPVKSLAAIQEYNDDDESQSSPNGVVSVFSGSLDGEIKVWQLSIGCDLASQGQSIFSEFLE; encoded by the coding sequence ATGAGGTTACGGTGGTTGTTAGACACATGCTCCTCCGCCAACAACTGCGCCACGGCCACCCACAACTCAACCATCTCACTGCATCCATCCAAGAAACAACAACATGCATCAGACTCAagcacttcttcttcttcaaccctAACCTCCGACGACAGCACCTCAACTCTTTATAGCAACTACTCAATACAAACACTTCCATCAGTTCCATCTCTCCAAAAACTCTCTTCTCAAAACCTCAACAACTTCTCCGTCTCCTACCACTGCATCACCTCTCTCACACCCCACTCTTCCCGCCCTATCACATCGCTTGCCCTCCACAACAACCTCCTCTACGCAGCTACGGAAAATCAAATCAACGTCTACGATCGTCAAACGTGCACTTATCTCCATACCTTCAACACCAAATCCATTTCCTCCGGTTCAACTAAAACCATTGCCTTCTCTAAAGACATGGTCTTCACCACTCACCAAGACTGTAAAATCCGCGTCTggaaccaccaccaccacaaaaacaacaacaaccaccggAAGTTAACCACTCTTCCCACTGTCAACGACCGTTTCCGCCGTTTCCTCCTCCCAAGTAACTACATCAACATCCGTCGCCACGTAAAACGTCTCTGGATTGAACATGCCGACGCCGTCACCGACCTTGCAGTTTCAAACGGCGTTATCTACTCCGTTTCATGGGACAAAACACTCAAAATATGGAGAATCTCTGATCTTCGTTGCTTAGAATCCCTCAAAGCACACGAAGATGCGGTCAACGCGGTTGCAGTTTCTAACGATGGAACAGTGTACACAGGATCATCCGATAAACGAATCCGCGTTTGGGCGAAACCCGTCGGTGAAAAAAAGCACGTTCTAGTTGCAACTTTGGAGAAGCATAAATCAGCGGTTAATGCTTTAGCCCTAAACGACGACGGTTCGGTGCTATTTTCAGGTGCATGCGATCGTTCAATATTAGTATGGGAACGAGAGGATAGTGCGAATCATATGGTTGTGAGTGGGGCTTTGAGGGGGCATCAGAAAGCGATACTTTGTTTGATCAACGTTTCTGATTTGTTGCTGAGTGGTTCTGCTGATCGGACGGTTAGGATTTGGAAACGGGTTTATGATGGTTCGTTTTGTTGTGTTGGTGTTCTTGATGGTCACCGGAAACCGGTTAAGTCGTTAGCGGCAATTCAAGAgtataatgatgatgatgaaagtCAAAGTTCTCCTAACGGTGTCGTTTCTGTTTTTAGTGGTTCATTAGATGGTGAAATAAAGGTTTGGCAACTTTCTATTGGGTGTGATCTGGCCTCTCAGGGTCAATCAATATTTTCTGAATTCCTAGAATAG